The Methanococcus voltae PS genome segment TAAATTTGAAGATTTCATTATTGGTTTTTTCCTATGAAAAAGATGGAGCACCAATGAATACATTAATGTTCCATGTTTTATTATTTGCAAAAGAATTAAAAGAAAAAGGCGAAGATGTAAAGATATTGTTTGAAGGTGAAGGGGTACAATGGGCAAAAGAGTTAACAAACCCAGAACATCCATTTAACAAACATGTCGAATACTTAAAAGATAATTTTGTAGCTTGTGAAGCTTGTTCCAGTATGCACGGGATTTTAGATGATATAATTGGAAAAGTAGCTATTGAAAATGACTTACATGGCCATATTAGTTTAAAGAAATATTTAGATGATGGCGGAAAAGTTGTAGAATTTTAATCTAAAAACTTTGAAGCCCTAATATATTACTATATAATATAAAATAAAATTCTCTTTTATTTTTTTAGAATTCTTAATGACATTTTAATTTATTATTTTAATTTATTTTTGTCACATCTTTTTCACTATTATGTTTATTCATAATCAACTAAATTATTTAACTTATTTTTACAATCAAAATGTCATATACTAATATTATTTAAAAATTCTCTTTTATATGTTGTTATATCCTAAACAAATCGTAATTATGATTCAAATAATATATATAACCCTTTATTTAAATAATTATATGTGTGAAATTTTTTTTTAATACATATCATAAAATAAGTATATTATACTAAATTATACGTTTGGTAGAAAATTCTATCAAATTGGTGAGTAATTTAACGAGGGGGATTTATGAAATCCAATTACTTAAGCTATGCCTTATTCTCGATACTATTACTTACACTACTAGGTTGTGTTTGTGCAGCAGAATACGATATAGGCGCAAATAACTTCACAGAACCGGGTATTGTAGGTTTAACAATCGAAGAAGGTGGCATTTATAATTTAAATGAAAGTGTAATGGTAGACAGAAAAAATGCCATTTACATAAAATCAAGTAATGTAACGATAAACGGAAATGGTTATACATTGACCTACGCTAGTGGGGGAATCCCTAAAAATGGTATTCGTATTTTTAACACCGTTATAGGTACTACAAATGTAACAATTCATAATCTTACATTAGATGGTTGGGATATAGGGATAAATGATGCAGGAAGTAATCTAACGACGATTTCTAATGTTAATATACAGAATTCCGAAAGTGAAGGTATGAAACTTACTCAGCTCGTAAACTCTAGAGTTGAGGACTGTTCGATTATAAATAGTAATAATGGTAGTGCAATATTGGCATCATCTGGTACAAATTGTACTTTTGATAATATAACGATACCAAGTAGCCCTGAAAGTTGTATAAGACTTGTAGATTGTGTAGATTATACAATAAATGGCTCTAAATTATCTAATTCACAAATAGGTATAGATTTACTAGATTCACCAAATTCAAAT includes the following:
- a CDS encoding DsrE family protein, giving the protein MKISLLVFSYEKDGAPMNTLMFHVLLFAKELKEKGEDVKILFEGEGVQWAKELTNPEHPFNKHVEYLKDNFVACEACSSMHGILDDIIGKVAIENDLHGHISLKKYLDDGGKVVEF